The DNA window ACTCCATTGGAATTAGtgtttatgcatgcatgcattataATTCATGGTACATTCATCACCGAcacaattaaaagaaaaatcaaaccacACCAAACAAATTTTGATGGAGTGAATATATTCTATGGTCTATTACTTGAATGGCCTTTAGAAcatcaacttaaaaaaaaaaatgcatgcatgcatattttttaacatcaaCTTCAAGAACAGCAGGAGAGGTTCCAACTGAGAAGTCCCTGTCATTTgtgtttcttttcattttaatGGGGAACAGTAGGAGAGGCTCCTACTAtgctattttaaaatatataagaaagaGGAAGAAGTTACAACGAAATTTACAAGAAATTACAAGAgacaaggagaaaaaaataaaatcaaaagaggTTTTTATGTCATAAGGATAGTAACCTTTACATGACACTAGTTTCCATGTTATAATGATATGCATGTGTTACTCATCATATTATCCAGTATATTGCACATGCTAACTGTGTCAATTTGTCTAgaggtgatgttttttttggttaaaaatgtAGATATGTTTATTCTTCCAAAAATGATAATATTCTTGATTGACGGTTGTGTCCTTTATTCTCTGTGTTTTGTTATGCGTTTAACCAATAAccattcatttcttttttattttttctttgtatctACTGACTATTACACATTCTCAAGGTTGTATTCTTGCTATGCAGTTTCATCCAGCAGTTTAACCACGAATTTGAGCAAGATGAAACAAGGCATAATTCATTCCATCTTGGTTCACCTTCTGCCAACTCTCCACCAAGTATTACAGTACTTTTTGCACTTAATCTACACCATTTATTTCCTTCTTCACCTATGGTTATATTATCACATCTGTTTTAAGTGTTCCAATTTGTTCTCAGGTTTGTGGTCCCAACTTGGCAGCCCaacagaagaaaataaattaaatggaCTCAGTGAAACTGCATTTAATGGGGGAATGAGCCCTTTAGGTGGTAACCATCTTTCTGGGTTCTCATCAGGATATCCACCCATGAAATCACCCATTGGGAAGAGCTCCTATTGGAATAACCATACTGATAATATGTTCCATGGGTCCCCAACTTTTAACAACTCACATTCATTTCCAGAACATCATGGTGGAATTATAAGTGCAAGTCCGATTGTGTCATCCGCTGCTTCGTCAACCTCTACTGCATCTGGTTTTACAGCACTGACTGGAACCTCATTTCTGTGGGGTAATAACAAAAACTTAAGGGAGCACGCTCAGCCTGCATCCTTCCAATCTCAAGCTCTTAGCAATTCACTTTTTCCCAATAACCAGCCACAACGCCAGAGTAGTCTGTATCGGAATCTGCGTGGCTCCTTTGGGCCATCTGAGCACTTTTCCCAGCTTAATGTTGGGTCTGCCCCATCTGTTTTCCCTTTTGAGAGTAATCTCGGCTATTTCTCCGAGTCCGCAGACACATCTTACATGAGACAGGGAAATTTTGGTGGCACAGGCCCCAACCGTGTTGGTGGAAGCCTCATGACGAACTTTGGTGCCTATCCCCGCGTTAATGTTCCGTCCATGCAAAATGGTAAGAAATActggtcctttttttttaatgattagCACTGGTTTCTTgagaatttatttgttttaatacTCCTTTTTGATATTCCAGGTTCAGTTGGTTTTGAAGGTTTGCTTGAGCGTGGCCGTAATCAGACAGTTGGAAACTCGGGATTCCAGGAAGATAGCAGAGTGCAATATCAACTAGATTTGGAGAAGATTATCTCCGGAAAAGATACCAGAACAACATTGATGATTAAAAACATACCAAACAAGTATGATGTTACTTGAATAAATTGATGTTTAGTTCTGTTATTACAGTGCTATGCTGGTGGTCTACTGTTGTTGCTTATGTTTTACTAATTTTTAGGTATACATCAAATATGCTTTTGGAAGTTATAGATGAAACTCATGAAGGCACTTATGATTTTTTCTACTTGCCTATTGACTTCAaggtatttttgttattttctgaATTGTACACTtctgttaatattttttttttctactgctGATTTTTGAGCTTCAATTCTGCAGAATAAATGCAATGTTGGCTATGCCTTCATTAATATGGCATCTCCTGTTTATATTGTATCTTTCTATAAGGTTATTTCTTGATCTCAGCCTTCTTTTTACCTTGTTTCTGGCTTTTTTGCTATAAGGTTATTCCtgttttatagctaattattgtttcttttatgatgtTAGTTATCTTATGCTTTGAGTTCTAATTTACCTTCACACTTATCTTTTATGTCAacattacaaatttattataagcTCTTTGAGAATGTCCATATTTGTGCCGAAAAAAATGTAGTCAATAGTAGGCTTTTGATCCTTTAATAAAAGTAAGGATAGAGAGAACATTACTGAGGTGAAGTTTCAATTTGGACTACAAGGATGTGAGCTAAGTTTTATAGATCTGTGTTGCTTCTGTTTAAGAATGCTCTACGAATGCCTCGGTTTTAGCAACCAAAGCAATATCTGGTAGATAGTGATTGACcaattaaatttgtttctaaAGATGACAAAGCAATTAGTGATAAATTAACAATTACATTAGATTCTAAGCATAAGTTTTTACATTGTTGCAGGCATTTGCTGGTCGGAAATGGGAAAAATTCAATAGTGAAAAGGTTGTCTCGTTGGCATATGCTCGAATACAAGGGAAAGCTGCGCTTGTAAATCATTTTCAGAATTCAAGCTTGATGAATGAAGACAAGCGCTGCCGTCCTATGCTATTTGATCCCAAGCATACTGAAAGTAACAATCAGGTAAAAGAATGgtgtttcaattttatttcattttattctcGGGTAGTGCCAGTTGGAAAATTTTAAGATCGAGATGTTTCTTGCATAACACAGTGTTCTATTTCATTTTCTAGGGTAATCTCAGTTGCACACAATAGTTTAGTTTATTCCATTTCTGAGAGCTCACTCTTAATCATTAGGTTAATAATAGATAATTTACTACTCCTCCGTTTACATCCTCCGTtttacaatgtaagactttctatcctgtttagattcatatggatgctaatgaatctagatatatatataaattatatacattcatcaattgatgaatttgacGTTGAATATTGAAGTGCCTTAACAACCAATCGTAGCAGTTATGGAGCAGTTTTACTAGAATGGTTAATGATGATATTGTCACTGTACAAAATGATAATGAACTAGGTGAATAATAGAACTGATGGGTACCAAATAATTTCTGAAGCTAAGTTCTTCGAAGATCTGTACAAATACTTTATTACTAAGCATTATTTTGCAAATGATAATATTGTTGTGCATTTCTCTTGAGTTGTTAGGATTGTAAATTTTCGTGGTTATTTTATTTGCCTCTGTTGGCAATGCCACAGTACACATTCATTCAATGCATGTTCTTTTTATGCTAAACTCTTTTCATTAACATGAGATAATCACTTTtccatttttgtttctttctgctTCTTACAACGAGGTCTTATTTGCCTGCATGTCCATTCTTTGCACAGATCCTGTTAAACGGAACAATTAGCTCCATGGACCAGCAAGATGCCACACAAGAAAGGCATGACATTTCTGAAAACCCAAAGGTAGATAATTTCAGTGAGAAGATAAAAGTAATCGGCCTACCGGGAACTTTTTCTGAAGGAGGATAATTTATCTGCAGTAGACGCTGACTGTTGGATTGTGAAGTGTACAAAACAGAGAAGTCGATGCCGCATTTTGTTGTGTTGCATTGAATGTGATGCATGGGTGCCGAAAGCTCCCAGATAATTAGGGGAGTAAAAGTGTTCTCCTTTTGTGTATATAGTCCTAATGACAGTGGAAAGGTAAGATTTACGAAGAAAAAAGGTTAGGTTGAAGGGCAACAAAAAGGCCTACTGTAGTTGTGAACAGAGAGGCAGAAAAGTCCTCCTTTCTGTGCAATGTTGTAGTCGTTCCCTCTTATCTTCCTATGAACTCTAGTTCTTGTTAATAGTcagggcaaaaaaaaaggagggctCATAGTGAGTAATTGTTTGTGTGTTCACCTGCCTGTCAAGACTGCATACAGAATTATACATGGAAATCTCAATTTTCATGCCAGCAGTGCAACACCAGATATTGGCTGGCCTTTTGTAGGACTGCTTTACTGATACTCCAACAAAAGGCATAACCCAACGGGAGTACTGTAGTAAACAGTAATAAACCGAATAAACGAAGATAGGCAGGCTAAGCTAAGCCTGCGCCTGCTCGTGTGGATGGCGAGCAGCATGCGTCTGGTTTTGGTGTTTGTGCTGGTGGCCCATGCCGGCCGGAGCAAGTCATCGGGCACCAGCGGCCTTTCCAAGGGCGCGATGGGCTGCAACACGCTCGGTaactgcgccggcgccggcaaaGGCCTCAACGACAAGCTCCGAAAAGCATTCAAGCACCCCCCATAACGTCATCTATTCGCTTATGATTATTATTAGAAATAAGTCTGAGAATCTTTTAACTTATCGTCCAGTCTATTTTTTGTCCTAGATCGTAAAATCGGTCTctgaactatcaaaaccggCGCAAAAGAGATCCCTCAACGGTTTTGGCTGAATTGGCGTCTACACGGCTAGTTTAACTTGGTTTTAGTCCCACATGGCATTGATGTGGTGCTTATGTGGcaattatatatcagaaaaacaatagacccacatgtcagctgagagggggagaaacaatgatgacatgtggggcccacgtgggtcccaccgtatttatttcttttagtaATTGATTATGGGACTgccatttttaaatcatttttatgtGTAGCTGATAGGTGGACCTACtgtttttctgatatataCCATGTCAATGCCACGTAGGGCAGGGACCTAGCCAAACTAGTCATGTAGAAGCTAAGTCAGCCAAAACTGCCGAGGGACCTCTTTTGTGCCGGTTTTAATAATTCAGGGACCGGTTGTATCCGGTTTTATGGTCCAAGGACAAAAATAGACGAGACGATAACTTGAGGGACCTCAAGTGAAGTTAttccttattattataaactaaaatttaattttttttaaccttttcgagttgattttgtggtttttcaaccttggcttttagatcgctaagaatgcattataaaagtttattcatcattatttttttttaaatatgttttccaTAATCATCCCCAAGTTCTAGATTACTTCATAAagcaattttatttaatttagtaGCCGCTAATGTTAAAACAAGTATCGGGTCACACGGCAATTTGAATAATTTTCTTCGCTTGTGAACAACTCACGAAACAAAGAACTTTGTGATTTATTACCATATAGCTTTGGGTTGTCTACTTGactgtttttctcttcttATTACCTATCGATCACCTTTTACAATCCTTGTATTACAACCAAGCACAAATCCGCCCTTCAAACATTTCTTAGCCAAAACCTCGATGTCATAGCAATGAAGCATAGTGATTTCTTTCTATAGAAGTATACCATAAGAGATCTCCTAGGCAC is part of the Oryza brachyantha chromosome 2, ObraRS2, whole genome shotgun sequence genome and encodes:
- the LOC102718426 gene encoding protein MEI2-like 5, whose translation is MEQPEDHTKSSEPAFIPSKKTHQMRNIWAWGGPSATTVNGSSDAVLFSSSLPVQFVKLSGKQREYNAQPKDDMFPIMKQPSTNTREADPMDDVAHHLIGNLLPDDEDELLAGVVEDFDHVKLRTQVEESEEYDVFRNSGGMELDVDPLESITFGTAKASLVNGTGSSTNQYSIQNGTGTVTGEHPYGEHPSRTLFVRNINSNVEDSELRSLFEPFGDIRSMYTATKHRGFVMISYYDIRHARNAKTALQNKPLRRRKLDIHYSIPKENPSDKDMNQGTLVIFNLEPAVSNEELLQIFGAFGEVREIRETPHKRHHRFIEFYDVRAAECALRSLNKSDIAGKRVKLEPSRPGGARRSFIQQFNHEFEQDETRHNSFHLGSPSANSPPSLWSQLGSPTEENKLNGLSETAFNGGMSPLGGNHLSGFSSGYPPMKSPIGKSSYWNNHTDNMFHGSPTFNNSHSFPEHHGGIISASPIVSSAASSTSTASGFTALTGTSFLWGNNKNLREHAQPASFQSQALSNSLFPNNQPQRQSSLYRNLRGSFGPSEHFSQLNVGSAPSVFPFESNLGYFSESADTSYMRQGNFGGTGPNRVGGSLMTNFGAYPRVNVPSMQNGSVGFEGLLERGRNQTVGNSGFQEDSRVQYQLDLEKIISGKDTRTTLMIKNIPNKYTSNMLLEVIDETHEGTYDFFYLPIDFKNKCNVGYAFINMASPVYIVSFYKAFAGRKWEKFNSEKVVSLAYARIQGKAALVNHFQNSSLMNEDKRCRPMLFDPKHTESNNQILLNGTISSMDQQDATQERHDISENPKVDNFSEKIKVIGLPGTFSEGG